The genomic segment CTTTTCTAGAAAATTTTCATCATCAAATATATCTAACATAATATCTTTTGACCACTCAGTCCCTTATATTGGACTTAGTCAAGGAGAATTAGCTACATCttacttattgtttttttccttgcTAGGCTTATACATTCTTGTAATATGAGAAACTAGCTTTAAATATTGGCCGTCTAAATCTAATAATGGATCATAATCtgtctctgtattttttttaaacacccTAATATGAGGACTGTTTCGGTTGATCACCCCAAATGACCGCAAATGGTTTCTTGTGCCACAAGCCAAGAAACCAACCGATGTTAAGGCTGCTCTTCTTGGTGAAGACTAAAGAACCCAAGTTGGAAAACATGATACGGGGAAAACGCAGAGTATCTCCATCCTTAAGGGATATTCTTGGAGTGATGACCCAAAACAGAGAATGTCCTGTTCGAGTTATTCCTATCGCTTAGGATCTTGGAACGGCTTATCCTTCACCGGAGATCGATATCCAACTATGGGACGAGAAAATAGCTTATTCAAGCACAAACTCACGTCAACTGAGCAAGAAGTAAACTGCTCATGGATTTCTCGACACAAAATTTTCTCAAGATTGGTCTTAAACAACACAgggaaatgtaaaaaaaaattgaaacaacagAGAAGTGTAAAAAAAGGATACTTTGAATCCCAAAACGAAGTCTCCATTACATGTTGCAAGGTCGgtagaaaaatatgtataagCTATAGTTAGTAATTTAATGCAATGTGTTATAATAAGAACAAATCAAGCGCAAAAAGGTTACAGATTATAGAATACACAGAGAACAATTACAAGGTTTATCTAGGCTCTATTACACTCATAGTTTGTAAATTATTAGAAGGAATCTCGAGATTAATGGATAAAGTGTCggaaaacaagagatttcttTCATTGAAAAACCCGGGCTGCTTCGGATCAAGAAGCAACATTTCACTGCTCAACATCAGAACCACCACTGACATGTTTGGTCTATCTTTAGGATCTTGTTGTACACATAGCAGACCAATGTGTATCACtcttaaaacttcaaaaacatCGGCACATGAtaccttgaaagcttcatcaatTATCTCATATGCTTTATCTTCTGTGTATTGCCTCCAAGCCTGAAGAATTACCATTATGTAACTAAGCTAAGTTAACAGTAATATAAGTTAATTTACGTTGTTGCTGCTAATGTACTTACGTGTCCAATAAGGTTAAGCTTGTCTTCTTCATTACAGAACCCGcggtttcttcttcctgatACTATCTCTAATACCAAAACTCCAAAGCTAAATACATCGGACTTTAATGAGAAATACCCGTCGATTTGATATTCTGGAGACATATATCCACTGCACAAAGAAAGATAGAGAACATATCCTTTTAAAATCCGTTTGCTTGCTTTAAGGCTTTGCattgaaatcaagaaaagataGGTAATCTTACTATGTTCCAACCACTTTGGTCGTGTTTGCTTCAGTTTCATCTCCTCCCAAGGTTCTAGCCAATCCAAAATCCGAGATTTTCGCGTTCATATCAGCATCAAGCAAAACATTGCTTGCTTTGAGATCGCGATGGATGATTCGAAGCCTTGAATCTTGATGGAGATACATCAGTCCTCTAGCAATCCCTTTGATTATTTCCACCCGTTTAGGCCAATCAAGTTCTCTGCGCCGTTCTTTATCGAAAATGAAAGAGTCCACGCTTCTGTTTGGTTGATACTCGTAGATAAGCATTCTTTCATCTTCATCCACGCAATACGCAAGAATCTTCACAAGATTACGGTGTTGCAGCTTTGCAATCAACTTGATCTCGTTCTTGAATTCTTCTTTCCCTTGTCTTGACGTTCTTGAGAGCCTCTTTACAGCAATTTCTTGTCCACTAGCCAATGTTccctagaaacaaaaaaaattcaaaacattttaccctttttgagcAGAATCTAAAAACTAGACAAGAAGCATGTGGTTTTGTTACCTTATAGACCGGTCCAAAACCACCTTGTCCAAGTTTATTCCCATTAGAGAATCCATTTGTAGCTTCTGAGATCGTGTCAAGATCAAGAAACGGTAATTCAagatcttcctcttcttttttcctgCTTGAAACACGGACTGATTCGCGCTGCACAATTTCTAAATCATTCAACGGTTTTAATAAGCACAGTTGAAAATTTAAGATACTTAATTACTGAGAGCTACAACTACAATCATCTTTACCTTTGGTTgcaagtttctttttctttatgttgaaGACAGTTAAACCAATGCAAAGGCACATAAGAACCATTGCTGTGCATAAAGCTATAATGAGCATCACCCTTAACTTCCCCTTCACGTAATGGATATTATACTTATCTGTGAACGAacatgaagaaaacaaaatatagaaagcGATCAAGAGTTAAATATTTCTTAGTAAAACAATGTTTCTTGTTTTCACATGTCTTAAGTAACCTTACCTATCTCAGAAGAAGCAAGTCTCACATACAGATCTTGTCCGTTTTCATTATACTCTCTTATATCAATCAAATCTCCAAACCAAAGAATACACCCGCTTCCTCCATTCCTAATATCGAAATGCGAATAAGCCGAGCAAGTACAGTTTCTCAAGCATACCCTTTTGCATTCGTTCAAATCCATTTTCTTCTCATACCACGATGTTCTTGTATCTGGTAACTTCAACTTTGAAATCTTGAGaaaaccttcttctcctttaccACAACCCATTTTGACTCTTCTAACACACCCTTCGGACCAATCCCCTGCAACCCAAGCCTCTGGAGATTTAGGAACAAACCCTTTTAAACACCTACAAGCCGGAGATTCATTGATGTTGCAGCTTCCGTAAGAGCCACACAACGTGTAGAGATCACAACTATCCATAATAGCCGATAGATAGAAGTTCCAACTTTGAAGGCTATCGACCCAAGTGTAACGCTGCAAAGCTCCATTGGGATTCAGCTGCATTCTTGTGATCACTGATGGGTTTTCAAGCTTGTAAGTGTAGTAAGCTTCTTCCTCCGTGAACACGAACTCGAACCGATAGATAGGGTTAGGTTTTAGGTGAGGCATACCTGTGAATCTTAGACCGTTCCATGGACCAGCCCTGAAGACATCAACCGAGTTTTTCTTCAAGAAAAACTGAGGAACGCCGTTTGGATCCATTTTGTTCGTGTAGTTACCAGTTGATGGATCGTCTACAGATCTCCAAGACGTCAAGAACCGGTTTATACCGGTTACAAAGTTAATACCATACTTCATTCCTGGAAGAAACATATCTCCTGGGTAATCTAAACTCTGCCATATGTAATCTTGATCATCCTCTGAGTTTCTCACAACTAAATTACCTGTATCAAGAATCTGAACAATCGGATCTTTTACGCCGGTTCTCTGggaagatgacgatgatgatgatgaccagaGAAGGTATTTTCTGCCGTTGAAGACACATAAGCTCCCGTTTCCAGAGATTTTTAAGGTTCCTGAGAGATCGTAGAGAGGAGAATCTCTGTTTGCCACCCAAACAACGGTCTGGAGAGAGATTTGCTTGTACCAAATACCGAGATAACGGTTTCTTGACCCTCCCGGAGAGAAGAAACCAAGCTCGAAGGTCCCACCTTTTGAAACAATGGTGTCTCCGTCTTTTAGAGTCTGGTTTGTTGTGATGATATCAGTTCCTTGTGTAACAAGAAAcgtcaaaaacagagagatgagGAGCAGAGGAAGCACATTACTGGCTTCCATAGCCGGTTTAATGGAACCGGGGAGAGAGTCGGAAACGGCGTAACTATATATAAACGATGATAATGACTGGAATTGGAGAGTTAATTAAGGTACGTtggaatataatttttattatttgttaatgaGAGACATGGAAGAGAATTGGAATGAGCTAGTTAGCTGTGCAATATCTTGCGTCGTGATATTATTTGCTCTTAATGTCAACCACAACGTGCTTAGagattattcttttgttttacttatatattataGGACCAAGGATGGAATGATTCAATGGAGATGCAAATTTGCTTCACAGTTGGAACTAAATAATGTAATTTAAGgaagataaacaaaaatctaGTGGGGAGCACAGAaaccattatatatattcaaagttcaaacaaacaaatcatgagCTTAACGTTTGTTGACACTTCACAGTTGATAATATAAAATTCCTATGGAACTAAGATGTTGTGATGGGCTTTCCCGACCCGACCGGTTCAAAGTCCGCCACGATCAACGTTGGTGATTCGGCCTGTCGGGCGGCCCACGGTTACACTGCTAGTAAGCTTCATTTAATCTAAGAGACGAAGCCGCATGGATTAAGAAGAAATCGAGAAAGTGCCAAATATGCAAAATTCAATATCAGATTATACATTTATAGATATGATATAACTCAATATCAGATTATACATTTatagatgatatatatttaCGAGAAAGTAcagtttcaaataaaaaaacaacttaCTACTAGATGATACATTTATATGTAATACATGattcaaaagatttaaaatttcaGCAGCAAAGTAGTAATGATCATTATAAActgtgttatttttttcttcttttgggtgATTTGTTAGTTTGATATTGAGGCTGTGTGTACAAAATGCAGTTTTATGGAGTTCTTGGGATGTGAATTTACTAAAGTTACTCTCTCAATAAGACTATAAGAGCATAATGGTTTGTCGCCACCATTAAAAAAGACAAAGCCAAATTAAAGAGGCAAGAGTAAGACCAAAGATATCATTAGTCAGAAATCATGATTCAATGTTCGTTCTTTGAACTTGACTCATATTTTAATGTAAAAGCATTATTGCACTtcgatttttttggttagaaaaatataatcatgtaATAATGACAATTGGTAATCCTATAAGCAAGATTTGGTTGGATATAAgtgtataaattaaaatagataaatgCAGCAATAGAGAGAACGGGCAGACCAAGTAAAGAATATTCTTCCCGCTGCATTGAGTTTTCCATGAACATGTCTTTGAATAAGGGAcaccaaatttttttggtttaatcaaatTCCATGCATAGAAACTTCACATAGAAGAAAGTTAGAAGTAAATGTTATTACATggtcaaaacatatatttttcgtTTGTTTGGAATTTGgagttgcaacttgcaagttaTAATATTCTTTTCTATATAATACTAGTATCAGATTCACGATTCGATTAGTTTACTATCCGAATTGATATTAAAAAGTCGAAAGAAAGTCTATAAGCTCGTACGTAAGGCGCTTTATAGACATACCTCGAAAGTCTATAAATTTGAATATGTGTTGTTGATATACTAGAATAAGTTGAATACTTTTCACTGctatcccatttttttttttttaaaacaacaacTGAGAGACCAAACAAAGTAAATTACTTGTTactactatgttttttttttttttttttttNNNNNNNNNTATGTTACTAAAAACGTacaaattatactaaaaaacaaaaatgcgTGAATGGCAAAACCAGTTCACCTAATCAGGCTTCTCGAGCCGACCTCATCTTGCTGAGGAAACTTCCACAACCTCATATAGtactataaacaaaacaaacaactcCTCCATTACTTTAATAAATCATCAGATTACCCTCATCCCTCGCCGCTTTCACACTAAGCACTTTCCACGTACATAACTGAACTGACGATTTTACCCTCTAAAGCGAGCTTCCGCGAAGAAACCCACAAAACCAAATTGGGATTTCAATCGCAATTTCCGAGACACGGGACCTTTCTTTCCCCACCATCATCTTAGCTGGCTTCCATGGATGTTCCTTCTCAGAAATCCCAATTCCCTCCCTTCTTTATAAAGCATCACTCTtccttctcatcatcttcagaccaataacaacagcaacaaacataaacacaaagaacaaaacatagaAACCCAAAGTACAGattttttaaacaacaaaacatcatcatcaagctcTAAATGGCGTCACCAAAGTCACCTTCAAGACCAACCGAACAAAACCCACAACAACCCAGTTTCCACGATTACCTACCCGCGATGGCCGGAAACCTAGGAGGAGAAGGTCTGATCGGAGAGCTCTGCAACGGATTCGAGCTGCTGATGGACAGAGAGAAAGGAGTCATCACGTTCGACAGTCTCCGACGCAACGCAGCGGCTGTTCTCGGTCTCGGTGATTTGACTGACGAAGACGTCAGGTGTATGATTAAAGAAGGTGATTTCGACTGCGACGGTGCGTTGAATCAGATGGAGTTTTGTGTTTTGATGTTTCGGCTTAGCCCTGATTTGATGGAGGCTTCTCGGTGTCTCGTCACGGAAGCTATTGAGGAGGAGTTCGGTGATGAATGCTCTCGTCGCCGGCATTGAAAACACGAATCATGATCTTcatcttaatgatttaattcGATTCATTTGTTACTTATTTTCCCATTAATGTTACCAAAAATTCACATAAGTCTTTTATGTATACAAATTTACAGTTCACTTTTATATCCAATCGAAATTAAGcacaaacacataaaacaagggGAATGTTAAGGATCAATCCAGACAATATTAAGGTGGTATTTTTgggaacatatataaaattacggGGCAGAAgtataaatttatgattttacgGGGGCGTTGACTACAAATTCACCGAAATAGGCTATTAACAATATTAAAGCTAGATTTCTGGGAGAAAGTTAGAAAAAGGTTTGAGAGAGGAGGATCGAGAGAGCTGCAAGCCTGCAACTTGTTCAATGGCGACCAAAGTCTACATCGTGTATGTCAAATTAATCAATTTCTCTTTGTATGTTAGTTTTGTATTAGAACACTTGCGTGTAAATGCAATAATCATCGATCGGTCAAGACTCGGTTTATCGCCTGATCTTAGATTCTCtgtggtttaattagattagtTATTATCGTTTGATGTTTAAGTTGCGGTTAATACAATCATGTGTCTGTGTTGCTTGTCTTGCTATGCTACTGTGCTGGGTTTGGATTCTGAAATTCTTGTATTCGGGAATGAAAGGGTGCCTTTGACAATTCAAGTGTAATTAACAGGTACTACTCTATGTACGGCCATGTGGAGAAATTAGCACAGGAGATTAGGAAAGGTGCTGCTTCTGTTGATGGAGTTGAAGCCATACTCTGGCAGGTCAGTGTTAGTTTTGTTTCGTGGCTCTTAGTATCCAATTTCATGAGCACATTTTGATTCTAAAATCTTGGTGAATGTAAGACTTAAGGTTAAAAAATTAGTGCTTGTATCTGAAACTGAAAGAAATGAGAATACATTTCTAAGACTTTCTGGTTTCCTGGAATTGTTATTACTTTTGTGAGTGACTGGATGATGACTACTTACTTCGCTATGCCTGTTTTCGAAACCAATGAGCTACATTAGTTTTAGCATGTATTGTTGTCTCTTTGGCATATCTAATTGTGTTCTATGTTCTGCTTCACTTAGTTCAATGCGCCAAGGTGAAAGTATGCTTGACTCTCAGTTCTGTCTctcaaagaaacaagaagatgctctaaatttttgtttattactgATGCATTTTGTAGCTGCCAACATTCTTGTTAGTATTCGCTTTCTCAGGCTTCTTTATCTCTAACTAGTAACCACAAGTTCTTTCCTAAGGATTCGTAACCAAAGCAAAGCTACATTATCCCAGCCGCTTGTTTTACCATAAGCTCtgctttttatttctatattgtGCTTTCCCTTAGTTGGTTTACCTGAAAGAGTAAGCTCCTTGATTCTGCATCTATTTTCTGCTCTTAGTGTTTCTGGTCAGTGCTCACTAGTTATCTTTGAATATCTACATATACCTGTAAAAAACCATTGGGTACACTGAAGTATTGAGCTTGCTTTTGTTCTTGACAGGTACCTGAAACGCTCCAAGAAGATGTGCTCTCTAAAATGAGTGCACCGCCAAAGAGTGATGCTCCCATTATCACCCCAAACGACCTTGCTGACGCTGATGGATTTGTCTTCGGCTTCCCAACAAGGTTTGGTATGATGGCTGCTCAGTTGAAGGCATTCTTGGATGCAACCGGCGGCCTTTGGAGGACTCAGCAGCTCGCCGGCAAACCAGCCGGAATCTTCTACAGCACTGGCTCTCAAGGTGGTGGTCAAGAAACCACTGCGTAAGTTTGCTTTTCGCCATCCAAACAACACTCGACATCTTTGCTATTTTTGGTGATAAAAAAAGGGTTTCTGTGTAGATTAACTGCCATAACTCAGCTGGTTCATCATGGAATGATATTTGTCCCTATCGGGTACACATTTGGTGCCGGTATGTTTGAGATGGAGAACGTCAAAGGTGGAAGCCCGTATGGGGCGGGAACATTCGCTGGAGACGGGTCCAGACAACCAACAGAACTGGAGCTGGAGCAAGCATTTCACCAAGGGAAGTACATCGCCGCCATAACCAAGAAGCTCAAAGGACCTGCTGCTGCTTAGAGCTCTCTCAAAAAGATAATGCTTTGATTCTTTGTTAGTAAATTACTACGATTTGGTATTTTGCGATTTTTTCGTTTTGGAATTTTCTAACACTGAATGAGTTGATTTAGCTCACACTGCCAATAACACACCATTGCCTTTGATTTGTAACTTGTCTCTGTTCTGACTTGTTTAGACGGGAAACTCGCCTGTACCAAATATAACCCCATCACTTAAAAATATCGTTGCCCACTAAAGGCCCATCACTTAAAAGAAGTCCAATaaattcatatcaaatatcaaaaactgGACGGCCTAAATCAAATCGGACCTGCTTCTACGTAAATAATGCGATCTCTTGGATACGACTTCAATGTCTAAGGCTGTTCTCCATGTCAAGTACGTTAGGATCTATCCAGTAATGTATCCTACTATCACTTACAGAAAGTATTTACCAACACTAACTACTACCCTTTCTGTTTTGAAGCTTTACATTACGAGAATATTCAATTTATCTTTTGAatctttatattatatgatttagttAAATCTTTAGTATCGTGAATTTGAATATACTTGTTGAATCCAGACCAATGATCACCGATCACTGAACGAATTTAGAAGtaaaacatattatttgttAATGTATTAACCTAAATGGCAAAGTCATAATGAGGGTATCcaatgttcttgtttaattaatccGTAACCCAAGAATTATATTCAAGTCCTTTAATCTCAAATTAAGCTTTATTGGGCGAATGGTCTTACCTTAATTAGTGAAGCTCCTTGGCACAAAGGAGTTTGATTCCCATCTCCTGATCCGGTGTGATATAGAattgttaataaataattttagttactgcattattattatatagactAAAAGATTAAAGATCAATCGGTGGAGTGGTCATATACTATATGAGATGGGGAGAAATGGAGGGGACCAAATTAAACTAGTCGAACATGAGGGATCAAATTGGTTTATTCGATTTAAAGTGCGACCTAGATGATATAATTTGGTCATCGATCACTGAAGGAACTtaagaagtaaaaaataaagtattatttgtttatatattctcCTAAATTGCAATGTTATAGAGAGGGTATCCAATGCTCTTGTTTAACTAATCCCtaactaggcctgggcattcggttaaccattcggtttcggttcggttgtattcggtttcggttattttggatatagtaatatagtaaccatttggatatttttgaaatttcggttcggttcggttcggtttctttcggttcggtttcggtttggttatttaaataaataaccataactaacataaattatattaacattaaccaaataaaccaaatataaccaaaactaaccgaatataaccaaaattaaccaaatatacaataacaaaaatacaaaaaagggaaaaatatggattcaattttacaaaatagtatttaactttgtaaattcaaaataataacatttacatatattgattatttaaaatatttaattgttttgaatctagaaataatttatattttaagtttattttatagttttgcataatattaagtatataatatttgatatcttctaggttttcggatatttcggttaaccatttaattgtcggttcggttcggttcggtttcggttagtttggatatagatttttactaaccattcgggtatttgaaaaatttcggttcggttcggtttggtttttttcggttcggtttcggtcggttatttggttatcggttattttgcccagccctatcCCTAACCCAAGAATACTATTCTTTAGTGTGTGAAGCTAGTCATATTAATCTCGCATTAGCCGGAAGCTTCATTGGCTCTGAGTTTGATCCCTACCTCCTCCGGTGTGAGAATTCAACATAGGGCAATAGCATGAAAACTAAAAACAGTTCAACCGGATTTATTGTTCGTGAAAAAGTACACTTGAAACGACTCAACCGATGGATATAGAGAACACAAATCTTTCTGTTTTGTGAATTCTTACTATGTTTAGAATAAATGACTCGTTTGATAATATAATAGACCCGAAAtttaacatatatcaaaaacattagTATATATTCTTAGCTTGCTTATACGTTCGTTGCTTCACTTCATGTTATTGGTTCGACAGTAGTGACAAAACATATTGCATATTGttaatacaagaaaaataatctaTTTCTCTGATTATAtttaagagaaataccctaaaatagaataaaatcaagttttatggacaagtATAGCACATATtctataaatttccaaaaatagcattttttagcacattaaaatatttaaaattaatttttagaatttttatttttagatttgggttctcaatttcacatttagggtttagttttgaggggtagggtttagtattttaaatttaagatttaattttgaaagattaactAATgctaattttagaattttagagattgttgtgctaaatttggaaaaaaaatcttattttagtgctatttttgagaatctccatATATTTAAAGTAATGATAATTACATAGTATGTAAAAGAAACGTCACGATTAAAACCTAGGATTAGTTAAACGCATAAATGGTTTTGTGAATAAACAAATTTAGCTACTGCATTATTACTAGACTAGCTAAAAGATCAAAGTGGATTGGTCGTATGTATGAGACGGGGAGAGATGGAATGGAGGGGACCAAACCTAGTCGAAACATGAGGGATCAAATTGGTTTATTCGATTTGAAGTACGACTTAGATGATATAATTTGGTCTAATAAATCCACGACATATAAGACAAAATAATTGAAACTTAAAGAGGTGTTACTTAATTTGGCCAAATATTATAACATATCCAAAAGATCCATGAAAGTATAATGCCAACCAGGTATTAATAAAtccaaaataaactatatatccctaaatttaataatagtaaactctaaaaataataatttcattgtTGTATGAAAGAGTGACAACACTATGTTGGATATAAGTTGTTGCATGTGCAAGACCCGCAAAATAAGTATTATTCCCTTAAATTGacatatgaaattatgaatgGTTAGGACAAAACGGAAAGTTCAAATGATGTTATTCGAAAGCAGTTGAACTCATTGATTCAAGAAAACTCATGTGGGTCATAATATTAAAAAGATCTGATTAGTTAACCAAATACTCGTCATAAAACCGTAGTAATCACCACTACCCCACTGGTTTAAcgtaatttttgtttcttaatcatCAAAGTTCATGTAAGTAggtatattataatatataaaacagaTTTCCTATGGGTTGGTCGTCAGACTAACAAATTGGTTCGTAAAGATTAggacagaaaatatatatatgatggttttGGAAAACGATGGGCATGAGACATAAAAACATTGCATACTGCATTATGCGAGTATGCacgtatatattttaatatccCCAGTTTAGACAATCCATGATGAAGTTGTTTAGTTATTCTTTATAAGCAATATTATACTAATTATCATGTCATTGCCCCAATGTAGCAACAAAAATCATTAACATGGGCATGTTTACTgtttcattataaaaatatacgaTATCGATATActatttcattttgtttttgttataggTAACAAACACGGctttaaagaatatattttagttgAAGTCAATAAGTGATAGACACTGGTTATTTTGGTCATTGCAGTGTGCAGATACAGAGTATGTGACCTTCAAAATTTGacaagagataaaaaaagaaaacattagcATGTAGATAAATATCACTGAATATATCTACACTACATTATTGTAGTAGTATATTGTGAACGTGTGGTGAGAGatattatcaaaagaaaattccAAGGCGTCTAAATCCTAGTTTGTCTTCTTCAAGTGTTAggggatgaaaaaaaaaagagtcaataGTGTCGTTTTACCTCAACAGTAAAAATGGGCTCTAGTCGACACGGCCCACTATGTAAGCCCGAAAGAAGACCAAAGCTATGTCTACCACACGTGCGGGACCCGGTCAAAAGTCAAACTCTTGGTCGCACGTGTCCGTGTCTTTGAGCGGATATGTTGCAAACTTGCAACTAGCCCGCCCACCCACACAATCCTTACACTTACACACGCTGCTACACCGACTTGATGTCTCTTGCGccatctcaatttttttttatattttccgGATACATAAAACTTGTAATAATTGGTCATGCTCCGTTTTTAGCAAATACATCAAAATCCAAATAAGTAATGTTCTGTTCCGTATGAAATAGATAGGTGCTTCTCTGCCACTGTTCTTTGACACTTGCGAATGAGACACCTTCGAAGTTCGAAGGATATATTCTAAacaaatccattttttttttctatctaaacaTCCATAAATCTATGCGTTtgaaaatcacttttttttatctagccaagttcttgtagttttttttattccactACAACTATTTAGACACAATAACGATACATGAGGATGCTACTAAAACCGTCACTCGATATCCAAAGTCTTAGAAATATCAACTTCATTGTAATAATTTGTAACATTTTGAGGGGTAAAACAAATTTGGTTCCtctttaaaaacacattttttatcTTGGTGAACAATAAAGAGCAAAGGCTATGTTGTAATTTAAGACAATGTCACGTGAAGGGCCGTGTGTTCAAACTGTTCATCGGCTCTGGTAGGTCCAAGTCAACGCAAGCTTATGGACACTTGTTGAGATCTCAGAGGGTTATTATGGAGAAAACGGTAGTTTGAGTCCCCACAGACAGTAGCAGTGAACCGGTCGGTTCTGTGCCTGTGCGGGTTTGTTGGTTTTGTCTGTTTCCTCCTCTAGTGTTTTAGGGTCTCGTGCCTGAAAACTACAGTTTTCTTTTCCTCGAGTCCATTGTTGTTTTATCCCTGTCCGAAAGTAAAAACTACACATTTTGATGCCGGGatcaaaaagtatataatttgatTAAGATGAAAAGTGTAGTACAATAtttacacttttgtttttgatttgttatacAATCAGAATCTAAATACATCTGGATCATGATAAACAAGTTAAAgattatactaaaattttgaccTCTCTTCTTAAATTCAGAAGCTGTACAAACCTAGAAGAAAATTGGTAAAGATATATTTGTCAAAAGAACAATTAAGACATTATTAAAacaatggaaaacaaaatacaaagggTTAAATCTCCAACCATCGTTGTTTTTCTAATTATCAATGACACACATAAAAGAATGGGTTGTGACATGAGACAAGACAACCTTATCTTTAACGTCAGTGGCGCAGTAGTACTCAAGTACAGTTTATCATTATTGCAAACATTTAACGGTAAATTC from the Camelina sativa cultivar DH55 chromosome 12, Cs, whole genome shotgun sequence genome contains:
- the LOC104730659 gene encoding G-type lectin S-receptor-like serine/threonine-protein kinase At4g27290, producing the protein MEASNVLPLLLISLFLTFLVTQGTDIITTNQTLKDGDTIVSKGGTFELGFFSPGGSRNRYLGIWYKQISLQTVVWVANRDSPLYDLSGTLKISGNGSLCVFNGRKYLLWSSSSSSSSQRTGVKDPIVQILDTGNLVVRNSEDDQDYIWQSLDYPGDMFLPGMKYGINFVTGINRFLTSWRSVDDPSTGNYTNKMDPNGVPQFFLKKNSVDVFRAGPWNGLRFTGMPHLKPNPIYRFEFVFTEEEAYYTYKLENPSVITRMQLNPNGALQRYTWVDSLQSWNFYLSAIMDSCDLYTLCGSYGSCNINESPACRCLKGFVPKSPEAWVAGDWSEGCVRRVKMGCGKGEEGFLKISKLKLPDTRTSWYEKKMDLNECKRVCLRNCTCSAYSHFDIRNGGSGCILWFGDLIDIREYNENGQDLYVRLASSEIDKYNIHYVKGKLRVMLIIALCTAMVLMCLCIGLTVFNIKKKKLATKEIVQRESVRVSSRKKEEEDLELPFLDLDTISEATNGFSNGNKLGQGGFGPVYKGTLASGQEIAVKRLSRTSRQGKEEFKNEIKLIAKLQHRNLVKILAYCVDEDERMLIYEYQPNRSVDSFIFDKERRRELDWPKRVEIIKGIARGLMYLHQDSRLRIIHRDLKASNVLLDADMNAKISDFGLARTLGGDETEANTTKVVGTYGYMSPEYQIDGYFSLKSDVFSFGVLVLEIVSGRRNRGFCNEEDKLNLIGHAWRQYTEDKAYEIIDEAFKVSCADVFEVLRVIHIGLLCVQQDPKDRPNMSVVVLMLSSEMLLLDPKQPGFFNERNLLFSDTLSINLEIPSNNLQTMSVIEPR
- the LOC104730661 gene encoding calcium-binding protein PBP1-like — its product is MASPKSPSRPTEQNPQQPSFHDYLPAMAGNLGGEGLIGELCNGFELLMDREKGVITFDSLRRNAAAVLGLGDLTDEDVRCMIKEGDFDCDGALNQMEFCVLMFRLSPDLMEASRCLVTEAIEEEFGDECSRRRH
- the LOC104730660 gene encoding probable NAD(P)H dehydrogenase (quinone) FQR1-like 1; protein product: MATKVYIVYYSMYGHVEKLAQEIRKGAASVDGVEAILWQVPETLQEDVLSKMSAPPKSDAPIITPNDLADADGFVFGFPTRFGMMAAQLKAFLDATGGLWRTQQLAGKPAGIFYSTGSQGGGQETTALTAITQLVHHGMIFVPIGYTFGAGMFEMENVKGGSPYGAGTFAGDGSRQPTELELEQAFHQGKYIAAITKKLKGPAAA